A genomic region of Aeropyrum pernix K1 contains the following coding sequences:
- a CDS encoding NAD(P)-binding protein, whose product MVRVAVVGGGFAGLIFAREMASTGLRVDLYEEHGRVGMPEHCTGIVSERTVNTIGREARETIIDSYDSLEIRFRGETLAVLDVGTVYRLDRVRLEELLLESLMSLGGRAQLGKRVHSVGIEGSVKAGGSEARYDAVILADGAHGELHRMLDLGYRGDYYYGLNILVPGKRESTILVDFILDRGLAFTWDVPTVGSVSVAGAMGTLAGVKRFFEVLKPRAFKVYGGRIPAGPPAERLRRGRVYVVGDAGGLVKPLSGGGLYPNAKAAKLAASLIKRGLDVGEALEKSLSIVSHELRAQHAVARLVYGTRVLETISRAVGGAPLRLRLDYDTHHQLVISTLSQVGALSSQRLAAAALRGGGLEAPLSLVKVLYHSSASAYKRLASGRLPGV is encoded by the coding sequence TTGGTTAGGGTAGCTGTTGTAGGGGGAGGTTTCGCAGGGCTGATATTCGCGAGGGAGATGGCTTCGACAGGGCTGAGAGTGGATCTTTATGAGGAGCATGGAAGGGTTGGCATGCCTGAGCATTGTACAGGCATAGTTTCAGAAAGGACTGTTAACACCATTGGTAGGGAGGCTCGCGAGACCATAATAGACTCTTATGACAGCCTGGAGATCCGTTTTCGGGGAGAGACTCTTGCGGTTCTTGACGTAGGTACTGTTTACAGGCTCGACAGGGTTAGGCTTGAAGAACTACTCCTGGAGTCACTGATGTCTCTGGGGGGGAGGGCTCAACTCGGCAAGAGAGTTCACAGCGTCGGCATAGAGGGGTCTGTCAAGGCTGGAGGCTCGGAGGCCCGATACGACGCGGTTATACTTGCCGATGGTGCTCACGGTGAGCTTCATAGGATGCTCGACCTCGGCTACAGGGGAGACTACTACTACGGGCTCAACATACTTGTGCCTGGAAAGAGGGAAAGCACAATACTGGTCGACTTCATCCTCGATAGAGGATTAGCTTTCACCTGGGACGTGCCCACTGTGGGAAGCGTTTCCGTAGCTGGAGCAATGGGAACCCTAGCAGGCGTCAAGAGATTCTTCGAAGTTTTGAAGCCCAGGGCATTCAAGGTCTATGGAGGCAGAATACCCGCTGGCCCGCCCGCTGAGCGGCTGCGGAGGGGGAGGGTCTATGTGGTCGGCGATGCTGGTGGGCTGGTAAAGCCGCTGAGCGGCGGTGGACTCTACCCTAACGCAAAAGCTGCGAAACTAGCTGCAAGCCTCATAAAGCGTGGATTAGACGTGGGTGAAGCCTTGGAGAAGTCGCTCTCGATAGTGTCACATGAACTCCGCGCCCAGCACGCCGTAGCACGGCTAGTCTATGGGACGAGGGTTCTGGAGACCATCTCACGGGCTGTAGGAGGCGCCCCTCTAAGGCTTAGGCTAGACTACGACACTCACCACCAGCTCGTTATATCCACCCTTTCGCAGGTGGGAGCCTTATCCTCTCAAAGGCTGGCTGCTGCAGCCCTGAGGGGCGGTGGTTTAGAGGCCCCCCTGTCGCTAGTGAAGGTGCTCTACCATTCATCCGCCTCCGCATACAAGCGCCTAGCTTCCGGCAGACTCCCTGGAGTGTAA